The Virgibacillus dokdonensis genome includes a window with the following:
- a CDS encoding DUF3231 family protein, giving the protein MTTGHIPITSSELSTLWIIYQKKTMMVRVIEFFLSNNQDAEAIEILQTFHEGESNFVNELRNIFTQEGAAVPIGFTENDVNLNAPKLFDDIFEVMYLRMMMKVASGLHALHISMSYRKDIMDLYKRFSAFAEDTCEKTTQFLLSKGVLPKSPVVTLPNHVEFAEKKNYRSGFKITGHRRSLNTVEVAYLYQAIESNVDGMKLMTGFAQVAKKKDIRDYFFRGKELSKTIITKSSEILLDSDINPPSTPAGRVTDSTVSTFSDKLMMYNTSLLNTFGFGSNAIGTTFSLRKDLPLKMIPIAKDVFDFANDGGDLMIEHGLLEEPPQMEDRTQLSKGQSK; this is encoded by the coding sequence ATGACAACAGGACATATACCGATAACGTCATCCGAGCTTTCAACCCTTTGGATTATTTATCAAAAAAAGACTATGATGGTAAGAGTGATTGAATTTTTTTTGTCAAATAATCAAGATGCTGAGGCTATAGAAATATTGCAAACATTTCACGAAGGTGAAAGTAATTTTGTTAATGAACTAAGGAACATTTTTACACAAGAAGGGGCAGCAGTTCCAATTGGGTTTACAGAAAACGATGTAAACCTTAATGCACCAAAATTGTTTGACGACATTTTTGAGGTCATGTACTTACGTATGATGATGAAAGTTGCTTCAGGTTTACATGCATTGCATATATCGATGAGTTACCGGAAAGACATCATGGATTTATACAAAAGGTTCTCAGCGTTTGCGGAGGATACCTGTGAAAAAACGACACAGTTTTTGCTAAGCAAGGGTGTACTTCCAAAATCTCCAGTTGTCACCTTACCCAACCATGTTGAATTTGCTGAGAAAAAGAATTATCGGTCAGGATTTAAAATCACGGGTCACAGGAGGTCATTAAATACAGTTGAAGTGGCTTATCTATACCAAGCGATTGAATCGAATGTAGACGGAATGAAATTAATGACAGGCTTTGCTCAAGTAGCTAAGAAAAAAGATATACGGGACTACTTCTTCCGAGGTAAAGAGTTATCTAAAACAATCATTACAAAATCCAGCGAAATATTATTAGACAGTGATATTAATCCTCCGTCCACACCAGCAGGAAGGGTTACAGATTCAACAGTGTCGACTTTTTCAGATAAGCTTATGATGTATAATACGTCCTTACTGAATACTTTTGGTTTTGGCAGTAATGCTATAGGTACGACCTTCAGTCTAAGGAAAGACTTACCTTTAAAAATGATACCAATTGCTAAAGATGTTTTCGACTTCGCAAATGATGGAGGAGACCTCATGATTGAACACGGGTTATTGGAAGAACCACCTCAAATGGAGGATAGAACCCAATTATCAAAAGGACAGAGTAAATAA
- a CDS encoding ImmA/IrrE family metallo-endopeptidase, whose protein sequence is MKYHTTLLEDAIKHFYVDLGIYYPHQLDIPEIADYLGIKVYFWDISSRVYKKEIIIDSRLSPEEQWEDFGHELCHLLLQYGNQILHLNNLFLAYQEWKANNFALHFCVPTFILIKYEIANIPEGIPFITKTFNVTQKFAQKRLIHFRNQLQISRLQQQLNA, encoded by the coding sequence ATGAAATATCACACAACATTACTAGAAGATGCAATAAAGCATTTTTATGTTGACTTAGGTATTTATTACCCACATCAACTAGATATTCCGGAAATAGCTGACTACCTGGGAATTAAAGTCTATTTTTGGGATATATCAAGTCGTGTTTATAAAAAAGAAATTATAATTGATTCTAGGTTATCCCCCGAAGAACAATGGGAGGATTTTGGACATGAACTTTGTCATTTATTATTACAGTACGGAAATCAAATATTGCACTTGAATAATCTTTTTCTGGCATACCAAGAATGGAAAGCAAATAACTTTGCACTTCATTTCTGTGTACCAACATTTATATTAATTAAATATGAAATCGCCAACATACCCGAAGGTATACCTTTTATAACAAAGACATTCAACGTAACACAGAAATTTGCACAAAAAAGACTTATTCATTTTAGAAATCAACTACAAATATCAAGATTGCAACAACAACTTAATGCGTAA
- a CDS encoding helix-turn-helix domain-containing protein, with the protein MLGDRLKKLRATKNLSQQELAKKLNISRGTYAHYEINKRQPDYGTLKKISNFFNVSIDYLITGNEHSNSPDEMWKEFLDPKTQIFFKDLQNAPEEKIEELIRFWEFIKERDKKK; encoded by the coding sequence ATGTTGGGAGACAGACTAAAAAAACTAAGAGCAACAAAGAATTTATCTCAACAAGAACTAGCAAAAAAACTAAACATTTCCAGAGGAACCTACGCTCATTACGAAATAAATAAAAGACAACCTGATTACGGTACACTCAAAAAAATTTCTAACTTTTTCAATGTATCAATTGACTACCTAATCACAGGAAATGAACATTCTAATTCTCCTGATGAAATGTGGAAAGAATTTTTAGACCCTAAAACACAAATATTCTTTAAAGACTTACAAAACGCACCCGAAGAAAAAATCGAAGAACTAATACGTTTTTGGGAATTTATTAAAGAACGAGACAAAAAGAAATAG
- a CDS encoding helix-turn-helix domain-containing protein, whose product MKKREWLYEKRIERNLTQEDVAIQSNIKRPYYSQIELGIRRPSVKVAKQIAGVIGFDWKLFFETGCSDLEQDINVL is encoded by the coding sequence ATGAAAAAAAGAGAATGGTTGTATGAAAAAAGAATTGAACGAAATTTAACACAAGAAGATGTTGCGATACAATCAAACATAAAAAGACCTTATTATTCTCAAATTGAATTAGGTATAAGAAGACCTAGCGTAAAAGTTGCTAAACAAATCGCCGGAGTAATTGGTTTTGATTGGAAGCTTTTTTTTGAAACTGGATGTAGCGATTTGGAACAAGATATAAATGTTTTATAG
- a CDS encoding IS4 family transposase: protein MDKNTLKSSFGKWVSPINTKKLFEQVEENKQDYYTKKLTTAGYIKLMLLAQLQGFESLEEMSDALIDDGLQKALGFESISTSQLSRKNNEMNPMILSHLFLDLVYKIKGIQFKNGKYMPLKIIDSSTLPLNLTNHKWAKFRKTKAGVKLHLRLIFMNKDTVYPEKAVITTAKEHDRNQLEVLVDDKEAMYVFDRGYVDYERFDRMTDEGYFFVSRLKKNAITREVESFSIPKDSTVLSDKMVYIGSTQNRTENVFRLLEVVDTKGNILRLITNRFDLDPEEISEIYRQRWTIELFFKWLKQHVEIKHFYGMSETAIQNQIFLALIAYCLHVLIQLEMRSKKSLLRISRWLNKALWKPAYIWIRRFDDRSIP, encoded by the coding sequence ATGGACAAGAATACACTAAAATCATCATTTGGTAAATGGGTTTCACCTATAAATACGAAAAAACTATTTGAACAAGTAGAAGAAAATAAACAAGATTACTACACAAAAAAGCTAACAACTGCAGGGTATATAAAGCTCATGTTACTTGCCCAACTGCAAGGATTCGAGAGCTTGGAAGAAATGAGCGATGCCCTAATAGATGATGGACTTCAGAAAGCACTGGGGTTTGAATCGATTAGTACATCTCAGCTATCAAGGAAGAATAATGAAATGAATCCAATGATCCTTTCCCATTTATTCTTGGACCTTGTTTACAAAATAAAAGGTATCCAATTTAAAAACGGGAAATACATGCCATTGAAAATCATTGATTCTAGCACGCTTCCATTAAACTTAACGAATCATAAGTGGGCAAAGTTCCGTAAAACAAAAGCAGGAGTTAAGCTACATTTACGACTTATATTTATGAATAAAGATACCGTCTATCCTGAAAAAGCAGTGATTACAACAGCCAAAGAACATGACAGAAATCAACTGGAAGTTCTCGTAGACGACAAAGAAGCCATGTATGTGTTTGACCGTGGATACGTTGATTATGAACGATTTGATCGAATGACAGATGAAGGCTATTTTTTCGTATCAAGACTGAAGAAAAACGCCATCACTCGTGAAGTAGAATCATTTTCTATACCTAAAGATTCTACGGTTTTATCCGACAAGATGGTTTACATCGGTTCGACGCAAAATCGTACAGAGAATGTATTCCGCCTACTTGAAGTAGTGGATACAAAGGGAAACATTCTACGATTAATTACTAACCGTTTCGATCTAGACCCCGAAGAGATTAGTGAAATTTACCGTCAACGATGGACCATTGAGCTATTTTTCAAATGGCTCAAACAGCATGTAGAGATCAAACACTTTTATGGCATGAGCGAAACTGCCATTCAAAATCAAATTTTCCTTGCACTTATTGCTTACTGTTTACATGTACTTATCCAGTTAGAGATGAGGAGTAAGAAGTCCTTACTCCGAATTAGCCGCTGGTTAAATAAAGCGCTGTGGAAACCTGCGTACATCTGGATTCGCAGATTTGACGATAGATCTATTCCGTAA
- a CDS encoding antirestriction protein ArdA, with product MEMRVYISNLGKYNEGELVGDWFTPPINMEEVKERIGLNGDYEEIAIHDYELPFEIDEYTSINEINRLCAMIEEIEGTPIYYELKAMIGYWFSDLEELLENVDDIVCYSDCHSMEDVARYFVEETGALGEVPTNLQNYIDYEAFGRDMELEGNFLVTSHGVFEYNN from the coding sequence TTGGAAATGCGTGTGTATATATCCAATCTCGGCAAATATAATGAGGGGGAGCTTGTTGGTGATTGGTTTACTCCTCCAATCAATATGGAAGAAGTAAAAGAGCGTATTGGCTTAAATGGTGATTATGAAGAAATTGCTATTCACGATTACGAATTGCCATTTGAGATAGATGAATATACATCTATCAATGAAATTAATCGTTTGTGTGCAATGATTGAAGAAATTGAAGGCACACCTATTTATTACGAGTTAAAAGCAATGATAGGTTACTGGTTTAGTGACCTTGAGGAATTGTTGGAAAATGTAGATGACATTGTATGTTATTCTGATTGTCATTCTATGGAAGATGTTGCAAGATATTTCGTTGAAGAAACAGGAGCACTTGGAGAAGTTCCTACCAATCTACAAAATTATATTGATTATGAAGCTTTTGGACGTGATATGGAATTGGAAGGAAACTTCCTTGTTACTTCTCATGGTGTATTTGAGTACAATAATTAA
- a CDS encoding DUF961 family protein: MEFKTGIIPNELTFGDLFFMGLKREKMFFDRDKNERTDKLESRVYNLASSTQKEQIEVTIPEYVDLKEIDFNKQVTLKNPVIKARAQANGNFANVVWTVEAEDIVEVGSSGGVKKNEPSKEPVGAGTDKK; the protein is encoded by the coding sequence ATGGAATTTAAAACAGGAATTATACCGAATGAACTAACTTTTGGTGACTTATTTTTTATGGGGTTGAAAAGAGAGAAGATGTTTTTTGACCGAGATAAAAATGAAAGAACAGATAAACTGGAATCAAGGGTTTATAATCTTGCTTCATCCACTCAAAAAGAGCAAATTGAGGTGACTATACCGGAATATGTTGATTTAAAAGAGATTGATTTTAACAAACAGGTGACCCTAAAAAATCCTGTCATTAAAGCAAGAGCACAAGCAAATGGAAATTTTGCTAATGTTGTATGGACTGTTGAAGCAGAGGATATTGTAGAGGTTGGTAGTTCGGGTGGTGTGAAGAAAAATGAACCGAGTAAAGAGCCTGTGGGAGCAGGAACGGATAAAAAATAG
- a CDS encoding FtsK/SpoIIIE domain-containing protein yields MIRIEFLKKRLWKYRGIRITPKMEHGVLIAGLSIFIPVFLLSIFFCYKTGMSNVAEWFTWDYLKNIKGWNWAYIGKGFVISFIVGAMTVLLAYFVFFEKYRRIWHRQKIARMFISNRFIEKESYSTESKWSFSDKTVTKSKLTYFPKAYYKINKGYIEFRVAMDMSRFQERFLKLGDELENGLYCTLVDRELEENFVCYKLMYDVQRNRISIHDVTVKNGSMKLMEHIEWKFDELPHMLIAGGTGGGKTYFILTMIEALLKSDAELRILDPKNADLADLESVMPEKTVFRCALHGRKLGGESPLQAWQ; encoded by the coding sequence GTGATAAGGATTGAATTTTTAAAGAAACGCCTTTGGAAATATCGTGGCATAAGAATAACGCCGAAAATGGAACATGGAGTGTTAATAGCAGGATTAAGCATATTTATTCCTGTTTTTTTATTGAGTATTTTTTTCTGTTATAAAACTGGAATGAGCAATGTTGCCGAATGGTTCACTTGGGACTATTTGAAAAACATTAAAGGTTGGAATTGGGCGTACATTGGAAAAGGATTTGTTATATCTTTTATAGTTGGCGCAATGACTGTTTTATTAGCTTATTTTGTTTTCTTTGAAAAGTATAGGCGTATTTGGCATAGGCAAAAAATAGCAAGAATGTTTATATCTAATCGTTTTATCGAAAAAGAAAGCTATTCAACGGAATCAAAATGGAGTTTTAGTGATAAGACTGTTACGAAATCAAAATTAACCTACTTCCCAAAAGCCTATTACAAAATAAATAAAGGATATATTGAATTTAGAGTGGCTATGGATATGAGCCGATTTCAAGAAAGGTTTTTAAAGTTAGGGGATGAACTAGAAAACGGTTTATATTGTACTTTAGTTGACAGGGAATTGGAAGAAAATTTCGTTTGTTATAAATTAATGTATGATGTACAACGAAACCGTATTTCTATTCATGATGTGACTGTTAAAAATGGCTCTATGAAGCTTATGGAACATATTGAATGGAAGTTTGATGAATTACCTCATATGTTGATTGCTGGTGGTACTGGTGGAGGGAAGACTTATTTCATTTTGACCATGATTGAAGCTTTATTGAAGTCGGATGCTGAATTGCGGATATTAGACCCAAAAAATGCAGACCTTGCAGACTTAGAATCGGTCATGCCTGAAAAAACTGTTTTTAGGTGCGCCCTGCATGGGCGAAAACTTGGTGGTGAAAGTCCACTACAGGCATGGCAGTAG
- the ltrA gene encoding group II intron reverse transcriptase/maturase, with protein sequence MRQLQKTGESGYRQRDSVEHEGYVEAHSGLHGEKNNQNGVSNLFERILSRNNLNQAYLQVVRNKGAAGVDGMTCDQLLPYLKEHKEELLLQLYQEKYKPQPVLRVEIPKPDGGKRKLGIPTVIDRMLQQAINQVLQPIFEPKFSDNSFGFRPKRSAHQAIIRAKSYYEQGYKYVVDLDMKSYFDTVNHDKLMYFVEKQIDDKRVLRLVRQYLLSGIMINGIFEKSEEGTPQGGNLSPLLSNIYLNELDQRLEKRGHRFVRYADDCNIYVKSRRAGYRVMDNITNFLEKDLSLTVNREKSAVGSPLKRKFLGFCLLATKKGVKIRPHNKAKVTVKRKLKRITKRNRGRHLEVILKEIQQLMTGWINYYGIGEMKGFIKNLNGWLKRRIRQYLWKQWKNPRTKRKNLIRLGIDKHKAYEWSNTRKGYWVISSSYVLHRSLTDKELASRGYKDIALQYQFVHSNY encoded by the coding sequence GTGCGACAACTGCAGAAAACAGGAGAATCTGGCTATCGGCAGAGAGATAGTGTGGAACATGAAGGGTATGTCGAAGCGCATAGTGGCTTACATGGTGAAAAGAACAATCAAAATGGTGTATCCAATCTGTTTGAAAGAATCCTGTCAAGGAACAATCTCAATCAAGCTTACCTTCAAGTCGTCAGAAATAAGGGGGCAGCCGGTGTAGACGGTATGACGTGCGACCAACTACTTCCATACTTGAAGGAACATAAAGAGGAACTATTACTCCAGTTATATCAAGAAAAATACAAACCGCAACCCGTCCTGCGGGTTGAAATCCCGAAACCAGACGGTGGAAAGAGAAAACTGGGGATTCCGACAGTCATCGACCGGATGCTTCAACAAGCGATTAACCAAGTGCTCCAACCAATATTTGAACCAAAGTTCTCCGATAATAGTTTTGGGTTTCGTCCAAAACGTAGTGCACATCAAGCCATCATACGGGCAAAGTCATACTACGAACAAGGGTACAAATATGTGGTGGATTTGGATATGAAATCCTACTTCGATACGGTAAATCATGACAAACTGATGTATTTCGTGGAAAAACAGATAGATGATAAGCGCGTGCTTCGCTTGGTAAGACAGTATTTATTGAGTGGAATTATGATAAACGGTATCTTTGAGAAATCGGAAGAAGGAACGCCGCAAGGTGGAAACTTATCGCCGTTACTCAGTAATATTTATCTGAATGAATTAGACCAACGATTAGAAAAGCGTGGTCACAGATTCGTCCGCTATGCGGACGACTGTAATATCTATGTGAAAAGCAGGAGAGCAGGATATCGGGTAATGGATAATATAACGAACTTTCTTGAGAAGGATCTGAGTTTAACTGTTAACCGAGAAAAGAGTGCGGTTGGAAGTCCTTTGAAACGTAAGTTTCTTGGCTTCTGCTTATTAGCTACGAAGAAGGGTGTCAAAATTCGTCCGCATAATAAAGCGAAAGTGACCGTCAAAAGGAAACTCAAGCGGATCACCAAACGCAATCGTGGACGACATCTCGAAGTGATTCTTAAAGAAATCCAACAACTTATGACAGGTTGGATAAACTACTATGGCATAGGGGAAATGAAAGGATTTATAAAGAATCTCAATGGATGGTTGAAGCGAAGAATTAGACAATATCTCTGGAAGCAGTGGAAAAACCCACGCACAAAAAGGAAAAATCTAATTCGCTTAGGTATCGATAAACATAAAGCTTATGAATGGTCGAATACAAGAAAGGGCTACTGGGTTATATCCAGTAGTTATGTACTCCATCGTTCATTAACAGATAAAGAACTGGCATCGAGAGGATATAAAGACATCGCTCTACAATACCAGTTCGTACACTCAAACTATTGA
- a CDS encoding replication initiation factor domain-containing protein, with the protein MTTSNPPYSNRGVQNTKNEENPLVSMIDYLRVSFKTHNVDLILEKVLHLKKEYMEHKESGFYGYVGTYQLDNIKVLYSHGSDVRGTLIELSGQGCRQFETFLKARKVTWFDFFRDCKKNGGKFPRLDISIDDKKTYFEIPMLFDKIRNGEAISRFKKTDYNGSLSMEDGEQGGTTLYFGSKKHSEVYFCFYQKNYEQSEKYGIPLEELGDWNRYELRFKDDRANAVVSELIKSESMLPVAKGIIKNYLRFVDKDNDLNRGRWKTSHFWEVFLGDVERLKIFTKPQEDFYQKSRNWYMNQAARTRKMIKLVEDTKGISDLEDFEEELELNEKQEHMMLVYLAQPEEMIV; encoded by the coding sequence ATGACGACATCAAACCCCCCCTACTCTAACAGGGGGGTACAAAATACAAAAAATGAAGAAAACCCTTTAGTATCAATGATTGACTATTTAAGGGTATCGTTTAAAACGCATAATGTCGATTTGATATTAGAAAAAGTGCTTCATCTAAAAAAAGAATATATGGAGCATAAAGAAAGTGGTTTTTATGGATATGTAGGCACATATCAACTGGATAATATTAAAGTATTATATTCTCATGGTTCAGATGTGCGTGGAACACTTATTGAATTAAGTGGTCAAGGTTGCCGTCAATTTGAAACTTTTTTAAAAGCTAGGAAAGTAACGTGGTTCGATTTTTTTAGAGATTGTAAGAAAAATGGTGGGAAATTTCCTCGATTAGATATTTCGATTGACGATAAAAAAACATATTTTGAAATACCTATGCTTTTTGACAAGATAAGAAATGGCGAAGCGATTTCCCGATTTAAAAAAACTGATTATAATGGCTCGTTATCAATGGAAGATGGTGAACAGGGCGGTACGACACTTTATTTTGGTTCAAAAAAACATTCTGAAGTCTATTTCTGTTTTTATCAGAAAAACTATGAGCAATCGGAAAAGTATGGAATCCCTTTAGAAGAACTTGGAGACTGGAATAGATATGAATTAAGATTTAAAGATGATAGGGCGAATGCTGTTGTATCAGAACTTATAAAAAGTGAAAGCATGTTACCAGTTGCTAAGGGAATCATTAAGAATTATTTACGTTTTGTGGATAAGGATAATGATTTAAATAGAGGGCGTTGGAAAACTTCTCATTTTTGGGAAGTTTTTTTAGGTGATGTTGAAAGGTTAAAAATTTTTACGAAACCGCAAGAAGATTTTTATCAAAAGTCTCGAAATTGGTATATGAATCAAGCGGCTAGAACAAGAAAAATGATAAAACTGGTGGAAGATACAAAAGGAATTTCTGATTTAGAAGATTTTGAGGAAGAATTAGAACTAAACGAAAAGCAAGAGCATATGATGTTGGTTTATCTTGCACAGCCGGAAGAAATGATTGTTTAA
- a CDS encoding conjugal transfer protein translates to MSIKDKLKKNKVVDKIEQIERPKKEKSPVRKDTSKRTAFFIWSLILGMLFLATISVLLSLNTRSTLNETNKLVQANEDKEVIEEIPVESANEFLSNFIKEYINVSNESEALQERANRLKEYMVFNDTFNDEKNSLYNLDNVNGTRQLESLNLFHIEDEGERSLFQYKVTFKNELQREVEKEVVKGEGKNKKKEIEIEIETEEEKNTLLLNIPIVYEKGLFSVQSVPYFTEVPSLAGNIEYEKKEVDLEEYTGNEKENINEFLNTFFEKYATEPVDEMAYLMDDPQTLNGSFLFEEIRNLKIYVDGKHYKATMEVVFRDELTNIQQVNPVEMTISKTGRNYYVKNFIYN, encoded by the coding sequence ATGAGTATAAAAGATAAATTAAAAAAGAATAAAGTTGTTGATAAAATTGAACAAATTGAACGACCAAAAAAAGAGAAAAGTCCTGTGCGCAAAGATACATCAAAGCGAACAGCTTTTTTTATTTGGTCATTAATTTTAGGAATGTTATTTTTAGCGACAATTTCAGTGTTATTGTCTTTAAACACTCGTTCCACTTTGAATGAAACAAATAAATTGGTCCAGGCGAATGAGGATAAGGAAGTGATAGAAGAAATTCCTGTTGAATCTGCAAATGAATTTCTATCCAATTTTATCAAGGAATATATTAATGTTTCTAATGAAAGTGAAGCTTTGCAAGAAAGAGCAAATCGTTTAAAGGAATATATGGTTTTTAATGACACGTTTAATGATGAAAAAAATTCTTTGTACAACTTAGACAATGTGAATGGTACTAGACAGTTAGAATCTTTGAACCTTTTTCATATTGAAGATGAAGGGGAAAGAAGTCTTTTTCAATATAAGGTTACATTTAAAAATGAATTGCAAAGGGAAGTAGAAAAAGAGGTTGTTAAGGGTGAGGGTAAAAATAAAAAAAAGGAAATTGAAATCGAAATTGAAACAGAGGAAGAAAAAAACACCTTGTTGTTAAATATTCCTATTGTTTATGAAAAAGGTTTGTTTAGCGTTCAATCCGTTCCATATTTTACGGAAGTTCCCTCTTTAGCTGGGAACATAGAATATGAAAAGAAAGAGGTTGACTTAGAAGAATATACCGGGAATGAAAAAGAAAATATCAATGAATTTCTAAATACTTTTTTTGAAAAGTATGCTACAGAACCAGTTGACGAAATGGCGTATCTGATGGATGACCCACAAACGTTAAATGGTTCTTTTTTATTTGAAGAAATAAGAAATTTAAAAATCTATGTAGATGGCAAACATTACAAGGCAACGATGGAGGTGGTGTTTAGAGACGAATTGACAAATATACAACAAGTTAATCCAGTAGAAATGACGATTTCTAAAACTGGAAGAAATTATTATGTGAAAAATTTTATTTATAATTAG
- a CDS encoding TcpD family membrane protein yields the protein MDFFNHLVLAADLPTLGGIENWALEIVQQAIVIIIIFLVTKHLAKFKFGAIIVCCIVGGIVYFVVRNWDTVAGWIEAFMNKL from the coding sequence ATGGACTTTTTTAATCACTTGGTTTTGGCTGCTGATTTGCCTACTTTAGGAGGAATTGAGAATTGGGCGTTGGAAATTGTTCAGCAAGCGATAGTCATTATTATTATTTTCCTAGTCACAAAACATCTAGCCAAATTTAAATTTGGTGCGATTATTGTGTGCTGTATCGTTGGAGGAATTGTTTATTTTGTAGTTCGGAATTGGGACACAGTTGCCGGTTGGATTGAAGCCTTCATGAATAAGCTGTAA
- a CDS encoding conjugal transfer protein: MAEKKESRVVYNYRRALREPKKIRQITDNYYLPFTIELIPALNFVVFLIITFLAGWIIRKFYPYAFSNTWFIFLICVPLFFTWLVTKIKPEGKNIYMFIYDYVKYLFGIKIPKKKFCNGKEVEWMNEKKITFKECVWVVDKENDQTETSVENNKEQYAINENGRRVRILSNKK; encoded by the coding sequence ATGGCAGAGAAAAAAGAAAGTAGAGTGGTATATAACTATAGAAGGGCTTTAAGGGAACCAAAGAAAATTAGGCAGATAACAGATAATTATTATCTGCCTTTTACAATTGAATTGATTCCTGCATTAAATTTTGTGGTCTTTCTAATTATCACATTTTTAGCAGGTTGGATAATAAGGAAATTTTATCCGTATGCATTTTCGAATACGTGGTTTATATTTTTAATTTGTGTTCCGTTATTTTTTACGTGGCTTGTAACGAAAATTAAGCCGGAAGGCAAAAATATTTATATGTTCATTTATGATTATGTCAAATATTTATTCGGGATAAAAATTCCTAAAAAAAAGTTTTGTAATGGGAAAGAAGTAGAGTGGATGAATGAGAAAAAAATAACATTTAAAGAATGTGTATGGGTGGTGGATAAAGAGAATGACCAAACTGAAACCAGCGTTGAAAACAATAAAGAACAATATGCTATTAACGAGAACGGGAGACGTGTTCGCATATTATCGAATAAAAAGTGA